One genomic segment of Christensenellaceae bacterium 44-20 includes these proteins:
- the nagA gene encoding N-acetylglucosamine-6-phosphate deacetylase yields the protein MPKIKNARIFNGEDFIPVTALRYENGIIAEMYDSCDDPDALDAKGQILCPGFVDLHIHGSFGRDVLEPGGTAHLRRHLPSVGTTSFCPTNATDTFEHIHSFLSEVKQEMAGQSGTRILGAHIEGPFFALDNRGAHAIPLLQDPTMENYQKMVGEHEDVIARVSVAPEKPGGMELVSYLAQKGIVVSAAHTDSMAKEMEEAISKGVSIATHTFNGFYPVHHRQENSIGVVLTDDRIICEFIPDLQHINVYAARLIMKAKGFEKTFICSDALEPSQMGDGIFSLAGSKVIVKDSVARLEDGRLAGSTICVLQGVRNLVNIMKIPLCKALRLGTFNAANAIGNAHIGRIAVGAAADFLLLTDDLQLSQTYIRGKLEYSRA from the coding sequence ATGCCCAAGATTAAAAACGCCCGCATCTTTAACGGCGAGGATTTCATTCCCGTTACCGCCCTGCGCTATGAAAACGGCATCATCGCGGAGATGTACGATTCCTGCGACGATCCCGATGCGCTGGATGCCAAAGGCCAGATTCTCTGCCCCGGCTTTGTCGACCTGCATATCCATGGCAGTTTTGGCAGAGATGTGCTGGAGCCAGGCGGCACAGCGCATTTGCGCCGGCATCTGCCCTCCGTCGGGACGACTTCCTTCTGCCCCACCAACGCCACGGATACCTTCGAGCACATCCATTCCTTCCTTTCGGAAGTGAAGCAGGAGATGGCAGGGCAGAGCGGCACCCGCATTCTGGGCGCGCATATCGAGGGTCCCTTCTTCGCGCTGGATAACCGCGGCGCGCACGCCATCCCGCTTTTACAGGACCCAACCATGGAAAACTATCAGAAAATGGTGGGCGAGCATGAAGACGTCATCGCCAGAGTCTCGGTTGCCCCGGAAAAGCCGGGCGGCATGGAGCTGGTTTCCTATCTGGCGCAAAAGGGCATCGTGGTCTCGGCGGCGCATACGGATTCCATGGCAAAGGAGATGGAGGAGGCCATCAGCAAGGGCGTCAGCATCGCGACGCACACTTTCAACGGCTTCTACCCCGTGCACCACCGCCAGGAGAACAGCATCGGCGTCGTCTTGACGGACGACCGCATCATCTGCGAGTTCATTCCGGATTTGCAGCATATCAACGTCTACGCCGCCCGGCTGATCATGAAGGCCAAGGGCTTTGAAAAAACCTTCATCTGCTCAGATGCGCTGGAGCCCTCCCAGATGGGCGACGGCATCTTCAGCCTGGCCGGCAGCAAAGTCATCGTCAAGGACTCTGTGGCGCGGCTGGAGGATGGCCGGCTGGCCGGCTCCACCATCTGCGTTCTGCAAGGCGTGCGCAATCTGGTCAATATCATGAAAATTCCGCTCTGCAAAGCGCTTCGGCTGGGCACCTTCAACGCTGCGAACGCCATCGGCAACGCGCATATCGGCAGAATCGCCGTAGGCGCGGCGGCAGACTTTTTGCTGCTTACGGACGATTTGCAGCTCAGCCAGACGTATATCCGCGGCAAGCTGGAATACAGCCGGGCGTAA
- the spoIIID gene encoding sporulation transcriptional regulator SpoIIID: MKAYIEERVLGIANYILETGATVRSAAGKFKISKSTVHKDVTERLGELNPALARQVRQVLQKNMDERHIRGGEATRKRYCQQA; this comes from the coding sequence ATGAAGGCTTATATAGAGGAGAGAGTGCTGGGCATTGCAAACTATATTCTCGAGACGGGCGCGACAGTGCGCAGCGCCGCCGGCAAATTTAAAATCAGCAAATCCACCGTGCACAAGGATGTAACCGAGCGGCTGGGAGAGCTCAACCCGGCGCTGGCCCGGCAAGTGCGCCAGGTGCTGCAGAAAAATATGGATGAGCGCCATATCCGCGGCGGCGAGGCCACCAGAAAGCGCTACTGCCAGCAGGCATAG
- a CDS encoding FGGY-family carbohydrate kinase, which produces MEQYILAHDFGTSADKASLFNTDGQFISTITTPYHTNHSNSTWAEQDPEDWWNAFCTGNRELLKGIDIKNVLCVSFDGTFPNCIPVDKDGKPTYPAIIWQDMRAEKEANELTELIPEQYLTYGGEGIMRTEQSLPKLLWLKRNRPEAFAKTYKMLATPSDYIILRLTGSFVCEYSMANSMGTLDLAQSIWSEDCLKAAGITEEMMPELHACTDIVGEVPSGALSEQCGLFPGTKLVIGTGDATCSSIGAGNIGIGDACLTGGSSAGISAVVPAKEGVGYHSSYLPEGASMMGGMTMASGSAYGWVKNELCKIEQKLAEENGKSAYDYINEEVASAPLGANGVLFLPLLKGERDPFYNPKAKGSFLGITLANTRADLLRAVVEGIGFNIALILEGIREHYDFKKLTMVGGLAKSDVVRQIFSDIMGVELVTLKYMDEVATVGAAIMGGIALGIYEDYSAVRKFHAISAHNTPNMENHEKYKKILELYRKGYEAQVELFDAMAQ; this is translated from the coding sequence ATGGAACAGTACATCTTGGCGCATGACTTCGGCACAAGCGCCGATAAGGCGTCCCTTTTCAACACAGATGGCCAGTTTATCAGCACCATCACCACTCCCTACCACACCAACCACTCCAATTCCACCTGGGCAGAACAGGATCCCGAGGATTGGTGGAACGCATTCTGCACGGGCAACCGGGAGCTGCTCAAGGGCATCGATATCAAAAACGTACTCTGCGTCTCCTTCGACGGCACGTTCCCCAACTGCATTCCCGTGGATAAAGACGGCAAGCCGACTTACCCGGCCATCATCTGGCAGGATATGCGCGCGGAAAAAGAGGCCAACGAGCTGACAGAGCTCATCCCGGAGCAGTATCTGACGTATGGCGGCGAGGGCATCATGCGCACCGAGCAGAGCCTGCCCAAGCTTCTCTGGCTCAAGCGCAACCGCCCCGAAGCGTTTGCAAAAACCTATAAAATGCTGGCAACCCCCAGCGACTATATCATCCTTCGCCTGACGGGCAGCTTCGTCTGCGAATATTCCATGGCCAACAGCATGGGCACGCTGGATCTCGCCCAGAGCATCTGGAGCGAGGACTGCCTCAAGGCCGCCGGCATCACGGAAGAGATGATGCCAGAGCTTCATGCCTGCACGGATATCGTCGGCGAAGTTCCCAGCGGCGCGCTTTCCGAGCAGTGCGGCCTGTTCCCGGGCACCAAGCTGGTCATCGGCACGGGCGACGCGACCTGCTCCTCCATCGGCGCGGGCAACATCGGCATCGGCGATGCCTGCCTGACGGGCGGTTCTTCCGCCGGCATCAGCGCCGTCGTCCCGGCAAAAGAAGGCGTTGGCTATCACTCCAGCTATCTGCCTGAAGGCGCCAGCATGATGGGCGGCATGACCATGGCTTCGGGCTCGGCCTATGGCTGGGTGAAAAACGAGCTGTGCAAAATCGAGCAGAAGCTGGCAGAGGAAAACGGCAAGAGCGCATACGACTATATCAACGAGGAAGTCGCCTCGGCTCCTCTGGGGGCAAACGGCGTTCTGTTCCTCCCGCTGCTCAAAGGCGAGCGCGACCCGTTCTATAACCCCAAGGCAAAGGGCTCTTTCCTTGGCATCACGCTGGCCAACACCCGTGCAGACCTGCTGCGCGCAGTGGTCGAGGGTATCGGCTTCAACATCGCCCTGATTTTGGAAGGCATCCGCGAGCACTACGATTTCAAAAAGCTCACCATGGTCGGCGGCCTGGCCAAGAGCGATGTGGTCCGCCAGATTTTCTCGGATATCATGGGCGTCGAGCTGGTAACCCTCAAATACATGGATGAAGTCGCCACGGTCGGCGCGGCCATCATGGGCGGCATTGCCCTTGGCATTTACGAGGATTACAGCGCTGTCCGCAAGTTCCATGCCATCAGCGCGCACAATACGCCCAACATGGAGAACCACGAGAAATACAAGAAGATCCTGGAACTCTACCGCAAGGGCTATGAGGCGCAGGTCGAGCTGTTCGACGCAATGGCGCAGTAA
- a CDS encoding ATP-binding protein, translating into MKKVLGCLRRACEEFDMIKSGDKIAVGVSGGKDSILLLYALTLYRRYMKIDYELFGVTVDLGFEGFDTAPIRDFLQSIGVAYHVEKTDIAQVVFDIRKEPNPCSLCAKMRKGAFYEAAARLGCNKAAFAHNQEDLLETLLMSMIYEGKLGVFSPVTYMSRADITLIRPFIYLPEKEIVGQVRALKLPVVKNPCPVDGITKRKDARNLLEHLLTYNPKVKESMLAAIRNTGSYHLWDKLPSGR; encoded by the coding sequence ATGAAAAAAGTGCTTGGGTGCCTGCGCCGGGCCTGCGAAGAATTTGATATGATAAAAAGCGGCGATAAAATTGCTGTGGGCGTCTCGGGCGGCAAGGATTCCATCCTCCTGCTCTATGCGCTGACGCTCTACCGCCGCTATATGAAGATAGACTACGAGCTCTTTGGCGTAACGGTCGATCTCGGCTTTGAGGGCTTTGATACCGCGCCCATCCGTGATTTCCTGCAAAGCATCGGCGTCGCCTACCACGTGGAAAAGACGGATATTGCCCAGGTGGTTTTTGATATCCGCAAAGAGCCAAACCCCTGCTCGCTCTGCGCCAAGATGCGCAAAGGCGCTTTTTATGAGGCGGCGGCACGCCTTGGCTGCAACAAGGCCGCCTTTGCCCATAACCAGGAGGATCTGCTGGAAACCCTGCTCATGAGCATGATCTACGAGGGCAAGCTCGGCGTATTTTCGCCGGTAACGTATATGAGCCGCGCGGATATCACCCTCATCCGCCCGTTCATCTATCTGCCCGAAAAGGAGATCGTCGGCCAGGTGCGCGCGCTCAAACTGCCGGTGGTCAAAAACCCCTGCCCGGTGGACGGCATTACTAAGCGCAAGGATGCCCGGAATCTGCTGGAGCACCTGCTGACCTATAACCCCAAGGTGAAGGAGAGTATGCTGGCCGCCATCCGCAATACGGGCAGCTACCATCTTTGGGATAAGCTGCCCTCCGGCCGCTGA
- the mreB gene encoding rod shape-determining protein MreB — MGLFEYNDVGIDLGTATVLVYVKGKGIVLREPSVVAVDRTNGQMVAIGEEARVMLGRTPGNIVAVRPLRDGVISNFHDTERMLRYFLRKVLGRRLFFKPKVIVCVPSGVTEVEKRSIIEATEDAGARHVCLMEEPIAAAIGAGLDIGQPVGQMVVDVGGGTTDIAVISLGGAVISGSIKCAGDKFDEAMIRYVKKKYNMIIGERTAEDVKINIGSAFPRKEEAYMEITGRNLISGLPKTVTISSNETIEAFREPLNLIMEKVHSILERTPPELAADIAENGICMTGGGSMLYGLDRLLAERCKIPCYVADDAVSCVAIGAGKALEHIDMYAGNSVYDYKRGDYYDNY, encoded by the coding sequence ATGGGTTTGTTTGAATATAACGATGTCGGTATCGATTTGGGCACGGCAACCGTGCTCGTATATGTAAAAGGAAAAGGAATTGTGCTGCGGGAGCCCTCGGTTGTCGCGGTAGACCGGACCAACGGCCAGATGGTCGCCATCGGCGAAGAGGCGCGGGTCATGCTGGGAAGAACGCCGGGCAATATCGTGGCAGTCCGCCCGCTGAGAGACGGCGTCATCTCCAATTTCCACGATACCGAGCGCATGCTGCGCTATTTCCTGCGCAAGGTGCTGGGGCGCAGGCTGTTCTTCAAGCCAAAGGTCATTGTCTGCGTGCCAAGCGGCGTTACGGAAGTGGAGAAGCGCTCCATCATCGAGGCGACGGAAGATGCCGGCGCGCGGCACGTCTGCCTGATGGAAGAGCCGATTGCCGCGGCTATCGGCGCGGGGCTGGATATCGGCCAGCCTGTGGGCCAGATGGTTGTGGACGTGGGCGGCGGCACGACGGATATCGCCGTCATCTCCCTGGGCGGCGCGGTTATCAGCGGCTCCATCAAGTGCGCGGGCGATAAGTTCGACGAGGCGATGATCCGCTATGTCAAGAAAAAATACAACATGATCATCGGTGAGCGCACGGCGGAGGATGTCAAAATCAACATCGGCTCGGCGTTCCCGAGAAAAGAAGAAGCGTATATGGAGATTACCGGCCGCAACCTGATCTCCGGCCTGCCCAAGACGGTAACCATCAGCTCCAACGAGACGATTGAAGCTTTCCGCGAACCGCTCAACCTGATTATGGAAAAGGTGCACAGCATTCTGGAGCGGACGCCCCCGGAGCTCGCGGCGGATATCGCGGAGAACGGCATCTGCATGACGGGCGGCGGCTCGATGCTCTATGGGCTGGATCGGCTGCTGGCAGAGCGCTGCAAAATTCCCTGCTATGTGGCAGACGATGCGGTCTCCTGCGTCGCCATCGGCGCGGGCAAGGCGCTGGAGCATATCGATATGTATGCCGGCAACTCGGTTTACGACTATAAGCGCGGCGATTACTACGATAACTATTAA
- a CDS encoding phosphoenolpyruvate carboxykinase (ATP), producing the protein MSTKQFYDLSEIKAGSYFNNFKTIIETPFYGNNVYEVETPAEAYKLAANAPGTVVTDMPIFGADKVGLPKDATVLVFNDGSVQGRCAAARRIIGEPGVDADSLQKIIRDAIFDTKDKNMLKTSAYVGLSPEFMVKAHLMIPDTFANSLLSWMLNFQYCNEVYNQMYEQSKVIEGEPDIYVFADPEWSHPDFPLGLSLFDPQHNVACVLGMRYFGELKKGTLTLAWGIAGRHGWCSCHGGQKRYNLPGGKKFVSAVFGLSGSGKSTITHAKHDNKYDVTVLHDDAFVIDTGDKTVSVALEPAYFDKTQDYPAGCEDNKFLMTVQNNGITVDKDGKIVIVPEDIRNGNGRAVKSRLWSPNRVDLFEEPVNAIIWLMKDPTLPPVIKIEDPVVASAMGATLATKRTTAERLAPGVDPNALVVEPYANPFRTYPLEMDYLNFKKLFEEKNVSCYIFNTGSFMDKKVTKEMTLGSLEQVVEGTASFKPFGKIEGFSYLPVEGMEPDFSDASYAEQVAARMNDRVEFIKSRDEAKGGYDKLPAEVLEAMSKVAEQAKN; encoded by the coding sequence ATGTCAACAAAACAATTCTATGATCTCTCCGAGATTAAGGCAGGCTCCTATTTTAACAACTTTAAGACGATCATCGAGACGCCTTTTTACGGCAACAATGTCTACGAAGTAGAGACTCCTGCGGAGGCTTATAAGCTGGCCGCAAACGCACCTGGCACGGTTGTAACGGATATGCCCATTTTTGGCGCAGACAAAGTTGGCCTGCCCAAGGATGCGACGGTTCTGGTTTTCAACGACGGCAGCGTTCAGGGCCGCTGCGCAGCAGCGCGCCGCATCATCGGCGAGCCGGGCGTAGATGCAGATTCCCTGCAGAAGATCATCCGCGATGCCATTTTCGATACGAAAGACAAAAATATGCTGAAGACCTCCGCATACGTTGGCCTTTCCCCCGAATTCATGGTCAAAGCGCACCTGATGATCCCGGATACCTTTGCAAACTCCCTGCTTTCCTGGATGCTCAACTTCCAGTACTGCAACGAAGTTTATAACCAGATGTATGAGCAGTCCAAGGTCATCGAGGGTGAGCCGGATATCTATGTGTTTGCAGACCCGGAGTGGTCTCACCCGGATTTCCCGCTGGGCCTCTCGCTCTTCGACCCGCAGCATAACGTCGCCTGCGTGCTGGGCATGCGCTACTTCGGCGAGCTCAAGAAGGGCACGCTGACGCTGGCCTGGGGCATTGCCGGCAGACACGGCTGGTGCTCCTGCCATGGCGGCCAGAAGCGCTACAACCTGCCTGGCGGAAAGAAGTTCGTCTCGGCTGTGTTTGGCCTTTCGGGCTCTGGCAAATCCACCATCACCCACGCCAAGCACGACAATAAATATGACGTTACCGTTCTGCACGACGACGCGTTCGTCATCGATACGGGCGACAAGACGGTTTCCGTCGCGCTGGAGCCGGCTTACTTCGACAAGACGCAGGATTACCCCGCAGGTTGCGAGGACAATAAATTCCTGATGACCGTTCAGAACAACGGCATTACCGTGGATAAAGACGGCAAAATCGTCATCGTTCCGGAGGATATCAGAAACGGCAATGGCCGCGCCGTTAAGAGCCGCCTTTGGAGCCCCAACCGCGTAGACCTCTTCGAGGAGCCGGTGAACGCGATTATCTGGCTGATGAAAGACCCGACGCTCCCGCCGGTTATCAAGATCGAAGATCCGGTCGTCGCTTCGGCCATGGGCGCAACGCTGGCCACCAAGAGAACGACGGCAGAGCGCCTGGCCCCGGGCGTAGACCCCAACGCGCTGGTCGTCGAGCCGTATGCGAACCCGTTCCGCACCTATCCGCTGGAGATGGATTACCTCAACTTCAAGAAGCTGTTTGAGGAGAAGAATGTCTCCTGCTACATCTTCAACACTGGCTCCTTCATGGATAAGAAGGTAACCAAAGAGATGACGCTGGGCAGCCTGGAGCAGGTTGTAGAGGGAACGGCTTCCTTCAAGCCTTTCGGCAAGATTGAGGGCTTCTCGTATCTGCCTGTGGAAGGCATGGAGCCGGATTTCTCGGATGCTTCCTATGCAGAGCAGGTCGCGGCACGCATGAACGACAGAGTCGAGTTCATCAAATCCAGAGACGAGGCCAAGGGCGGCTATGATAAACTGCCGGCAGAGGTTCTGGAAGCGATGAGCAAAGTCGCAGAGCAGGCCAAGAACTAA
- the metK gene encoding methionine adenosyltransferase — translation MNRLFTSESVTEGHPDKICDQISDAVLDAILEQDKQARVACDTAVNTGLVLVMGEITTSAYVDIPKIARDTIRKIGYTGGASGFDADACAVLTSIDEQSADIAMGVNEALETRGTGARETGAGDQGMMFGYACRETAEYMPLPIAAAHALTKRLAQVRKEKILDFLMPDGKSQVSVEYENGRPKRIDTIVVSSQHLDIPVERVREGIIEEVILPTIDPKLIDNKTRILVNPTGRFVIGGPRGDSGLTGRKIIVDTYGGYARHGGGAFSGKDPTKVDRSAAYAARYVAKNIVAAGLAEQCEIELAYAIGVAQPVSVLADTYGTGKFSDEKLAEIIRRNFDLRPGSIIEDLHLRETKFCPTAAYGHFGRADLDLPWERLERVAQLKEEK, via the coding sequence ATGAACAGACTTTTCACATCGGAATCCGTAACCGAAGGGCATCCGGATAAAATCTGCGACCAGATCTCGGATGCAGTGCTGGATGCCATTCTGGAGCAGGACAAGCAGGCCAGAGTCGCCTGCGATACGGCGGTGAACACCGGGCTGGTGCTCGTCATGGGGGAGATTACTACGAGCGCATATGTGGATATCCCCAAGATCGCCCGGGATACCATCCGCAAAATCGGCTATACTGGCGGGGCATCCGGCTTTGATGCAGATGCCTGCGCCGTGCTCACCAGCATCGACGAGCAGTCGGCGGATATTGCCATGGGCGTCAACGAAGCGCTGGAGACCCGGGGAACGGGCGCGCGGGAGACGGGCGCGGGCGATCAGGGCATGATGTTTGGCTATGCCTGCCGGGAGACGGCGGAATATATGCCGCTGCCCATCGCCGCGGCACATGCGCTGACAAAGCGTCTGGCGCAGGTGCGCAAAGAAAAGATTCTGGATTTTCTCATGCCGGACGGCAAGAGCCAGGTCAGCGTGGAATATGAGAACGGCAGGCCAAAGCGCATCGATACCATCGTCGTCTCTTCCCAGCATCTGGATATTCCCGTGGAGCGCGTGCGGGAGGGGATCATCGAGGAGGTCATCCTGCCCACCATCGATCCAAAGCTCATAGACAATAAGACGCGGATTTTGGTCAACCCCACGGGCCGGTTCGTCATCGGCGGGCCCAGAGGCGATTCGGGGCTGACTGGCCGCAAGATCATCGTGGACACCTACGGCGGCTATGCCCGGCATGGCGGCGGCGCGTTTTCCGGCAAAGACCCGACGAAGGTGGATAGAAGCGCGGCCTATGCGGCGCGGTATGTCGCCAAAAACATCGTGGCGGCAGGGCTGGCCGAGCAGTGCGAAATAGAGCTGGCCTATGCCATCGGCGTGGCGCAGCCGGTTTCGGTTCTGGCCGATACTTACGGTACGGGCAAATTCAGCGATGAGAAGCTGGCGGAGATCATCCGGCGCAATTTCGATCTGCGCCCGGGCAGCATCATCGAGGATTTGCATTTGAGAGAGACAAAGTTCTGCCCCACGGCGGCCTACGGCCACTTTGGCCGGGCAGATCTGGATTTGCCCTGGGAGCGGCTGGAGCGCGTGGCGCAGTTAAAAGAGGAGAAGTAG
- the rsmA gene encoding 16S rRNA (adenine(1518)-N(6)/adenine(1519)-N(6))-dimethyltransferase RsmA has product MEELYSPKVISELLKKYQLAPLKKLGQNFLRDENIVSKIAEAAVRPGENALEIGPGLGVLTQALARRAKKVVAVEIDKGMVQVLSQTLEGLGNTQVLWQDFLKADLQEIAREHFGGEPFAVVGNLPYYITSKCLLAVLEAQAPVLRFTAMVQKEVAERLMAGPGDANYGAITASVAYYGRVQQLFTVSRNCFLPAPDVDSAVIGIEPKAQFGVPREDYTKIVRGLFAQRRKTLQNNMKNSLQMKNDEIQLALEKAEIPANSRAENLSPQDFAKLAEIICKNK; this is encoded by the coding sequence ATGGAAGAGCTCTATTCCCCCAAAGTGATCAGCGAATTGCTGAAAAAATATCAGCTGGCTCCGCTCAAAAAGCTGGGGCAGAATTTTTTGCGGGATGAAAATATCGTAAGTAAAATTGCGGAAGCGGCTGTGCGGCCGGGGGAGAATGCGCTGGAAATTGGGCCGGGGCTGGGTGTGCTGACCCAGGCGCTGGCGCGGCGGGCGAAAAAAGTCGTGGCGGTGGAAATCGATAAAGGCATGGTGCAGGTGCTTTCCCAGACGCTGGAGGGGCTAGGGAATACCCAGGTGCTCTGGCAGGATTTCCTCAAGGCGGATTTGCAGGAGATCGCCCGGGAACATTTTGGCGGCGAGCCGTTTGCTGTGGTGGGAAACCTTCCATATTATATTACCAGCAAATGCCTGCTGGCTGTACTGGAGGCGCAAGCGCCGGTTCTGCGGTTTACGGCCATGGTGCAGAAGGAAGTGGCAGAGCGGCTGATGGCAGGGCCCGGCGACGCGAACTACGGCGCGATTACGGCCTCTGTGGCATACTATGGGCGCGTTCAGCAGCTGTTCACGGTTTCGCGCAATTGCTTTTTGCCCGCGCCGGATGTGGATTCGGCGGTGATTGGCATAGAGCCAAAGGCGCAGTTTGGCGTGCCGCGGGAGGATTACACGAAAATCGTCCGCGGGCTGTTTGCCCAGCGGAGAAAAACATTGCAGAACAACATGAAAAATTCCCTGCAAATGAAAAATGACGAAATCCAACTTGCGTTAGAAAAAGCCGAAATCCCAGCAAATTCCAGAGCAGAAAACCTGTCGCCGCAAGATTTTGCAAAATTGGCAGAAATAATTTGCAAAAACAAATAA
- a CDS encoding SDR family NAD(P)-dependent oxidoreductase, with translation MGQIVLITGGSSGIGDSVARILAADGCRVYEMSRGESAPIDRVHIKGDITSGQDVERTVEYVIKKEGRIDILINNAGFGISGAAEFTDMEDAARQMDVNFLGMARMCRAVLPHMRKNGRGRILNLSSVAAAVPIPFQAFYSASKAAVNAYSLALANEVRPYGVSVCAVMPGDIKTGFTAARKKQSAGDEAYGGRIGRSVAKMERDEREGMEPAAAGRIIARIARRRKVKPLYAIRVDYQAIALLARLLPARLLNWLVYQLYAR, from the coding sequence ATGGGGCAGATAGTTTTAATCACGGGCGGCAGTTCGGGCATTGGCGACAGCGTGGCGCGCATACTCGCGGCAGACGGCTGCCGGGTTTACGAGATGAGCCGAGGGGAGAGCGCGCCTATAGACCGCGTTCATATTAAGGGAGATATAACCTCGGGGCAGGATGTGGAGAGAACGGTAGAATATGTGATAAAAAAGGAAGGGCGCATCGATATTCTCATCAACAACGCCGGTTTTGGCATTTCCGGCGCCGCGGAGTTTACGGATATGGAGGACGCGGCGCGGCAGATGGACGTCAACTTTTTGGGCATGGCGCGCATGTGCCGGGCGGTTTTGCCGCATATGCGAAAAAACGGGCGGGGCAGGATTCTCAACCTGAGCTCGGTGGCGGCGGCAGTCCCGATCCCGTTTCAGGCGTTTTATTCGGCCTCCAAGGCGGCAGTCAATGCCTATAGCCTGGCGCTGGCAAACGAAGTGCGGCCCTATGGGGTTTCGGTCTGCGCGGTGATGCCGGGGGATATTAAAACTGGGTTTACTGCCGCGCGCAAAAAGCAGAGCGCTGGAGATGAGGCCTATGGCGGGCGGATTGGCCGCTCTGTGGCCAAGATGGAGCGGGATGAGAGAGAGGGCATGGAGCCTGCGGCCGCGGGGCGCATCATTGCGAGGATCGCGCGCAGGAGGAAGGTGAAGCCGCTCTATGCCATCCGGGTGGATTATCAGGCGATTGCGCTGCTGGCGCGGCTCTTGCCCGCAAGATTGCTGAACTGGCTGGTTTATCAGCTCTATGCCAGATGA